From a region of the Panicum virgatum strain AP13 chromosome 2K, P.virgatum_v5, whole genome shotgun sequence genome:
- the LOC120663553 gene encoding PHD finger-like domain-containing protein 5A — MAKHHPDLIMCRKQPGIAIGRLCEKCDGKCVICDSYVRPCTLVRVCDECNYGSFQGRCVICGGVGISDAYYCKECTQQEKDRDGCPKIVNLGSAKTDLFYERKKYGFKKR; from the coding sequence ATGGCGAAGCACCATCCTGACCTGATCATGTGCCGGAAGCAGCCTGGCATCGCCATCGGGCGGCTGTGCGAGAAGTGCGACGGCAAGTGTGTCATCTGTGACTCATACGTGCGGCCATGCACGTTGGTCCGCGTCTGCGATGAGTGCAACTACGGGTCGTTCCAAGGGCGTTGCGTCATCTGCGGTGGCGTGGGCATCTCGGACGCCTACTACTGCAAAGAGTGCACGCAGCAGGAGAAGGACCGGGACGGGTGCCCCAAGATAGTCAACCTCGGTAGCGCCAAGACTGATCTGTTCTACGAGCGCAAGAAGTATGGGTTCAAGAAGAGGTGA
- the LOC120663545 gene encoding probable ribose-5-phosphate isomerase 3, chloroplastic, with the protein MAATAISARLHPAAARPVAAARRARLGVVRALSAPPAAALTQDDLKRLAAVRAVESVQSGMVLGLGTGSTAAFAVAEIGALFASGKLEKIVGVPTSKRTFEQAQSLGIPLSTLDDHPHIDLAIDGADEVDPDLNLVKGRGGALLREKMVEAASDKFIVIVDETKLVDGLGGSGLAMPVEVVQFCWKYNLVRLQELFKEEGVEAKLRLEGDKPYVTDNSNYIVDLYFKTPIEDALAAGTQIAALEGVVDHGLFLNMASSVIIAGSDGVSVKTK; encoded by the exons ATGGCCGCCACCGCTATCTCCGCCCGCCTccacccggccgccgcgcgccccgtggccgcggcgcggcgcgcccgCCTCGGCGTCGTGCGCGCGctgtccgcgccgccggcggcggcgctgacgcaGGACGACCTCAAGCGCctggcggcggtgcgcgcggtGGAGTCGGTGCAGAGCGGGATGGTGCTGGGGCTCGGGACGGGGTCCACGGCCGCCTTCGCCGTCGCCGAGATCGGCGCGCTCTTCGCCTCCGGCAAGCTCGAGAAGATCGTCGGCGTGCCCACCTCCAAGCGCACCTTCGAGCAGGCGCAGTCGCTCGGCATCCCGCTCTCCACGCTCGACGACCACCCGCACATCGACCTCGCCATCGACGGCGCCGACGAG GTTGACCCAGACCTTAACCTTGTGAAAGGGCGGGGTGGTGCTCTTCTCCGTGAGAAGATGGTTGAGGCTGCATCAGACAAGTTTATTGTTATTGTTGATGAGACAAAACTTGTTGATGGATTAGGAGGAAGTGGTCTAGCTATGCCAGTGGAGGTTGTGCAGTTCTGCTGGAAGTACAACCTAGTAAGATTGCAGGAACTGTTTAAGGAGGAAGGAGTCGAGGCAAAGCTAAGATTGGAAGGTGACAAGCCTTATGTTACTGACAACTCAAACTACATTGTCGATTTATACTTCAAGACGCCAATTGAGGATGCATTGGCAGCAGGGACACAGATCGCAGCTTTGGAAGGAGTTGTTGACCATGGGTTGTTCTTGAACATGGCAAGTTCAGTGATCATCGCTGGATCAGATGGTGTCAGTGTCAAAACGAAGTGA